The Oscillatoria acuminata PCC 6304 genomic interval TGTTCCGGTAAAAATACCGCCTACAGTCCCATTGGTTCTGGCATCGCCGACAATAAAAGGAGTGTTGCTATCCCCGCCATGCCGAATGACGATCGCCTCGTTGCCATTGGCATCAGCAGTATAAAGACTCGTGGGAATATCCAGGCGATCGCGCAAAGTTCCTGTAGCGCGAAAAAATCCCCCCGTATTGATTTCTATCCTGCCACCCCTGCCGTTACTGCCTCCCGAGGCATCAATTGCAAGGACTTCGATATCTCCAGAAGAGGTGAGGGAGACATTTCCGCCAGTGGAGATAATCTCACCCGTTTGAATCCCATTAGTTCCAGGATTTGACGTTAAGGTGATATTGCCACCACCGGAAGAGAGAATCGCATTGCTATCAATGAACAGTCCCCCATTTCCCGATTGATTTGCTGTGAGGGTAATGTCTCCCTGATTGGTTTCAATATTACCATAGACAGCAATCCAATTTCCCGCTTCCGCAGTCAATCCGACCCCAGGGGTTTGAATGGCGACTGGGGTACTTAGGGTAATGTCTTCCGTTGCTTGCAGGATGACATTGGTTGTCGCATTATTAATCAATTCTACAGCGATCGCCGTGGGTTCGCCCAAATCTGGGTCCGCAAAGGCATCAACGTCAGACAAATTAGCTGTATTTTCGGTACTGCTGACCACTTCTATATTCGTCGGGTCCAGTAAGAGAATTCCCGAAGTACCATAAGGTGCAAGGGTATTAACGGTCCCTTGAAAGTCTAAAAATTCCCGTCCCGATATTTCTACAAACCCGCCATTTTGGGGGAGGTAAGCAGGATGAGAACCGCCTCTGGCAGTGACTTGTCCATAGAAGCGCGTAGTTTCATCGGACCAGATAATGACTCGTCCTCCCTCTACTGCGGAGGGGGAATTTCTGATTCCTGGTGGATTGGAGATAGAGAGTCCATCGGCATGAATGATGGTATTTGCACTAACAAAGGTGCGAGTGGCGGTGGGAATTGTCCCATTGCCTTGAAAGTCTCCGCCAATCCGGATTGTACCACCACCATCCATTCCGGAGGCATCGATCGCCGCATCCAGGACCGCAACGCGATCGCCTACAATAGTGATGCTTGGCAATGCCGACTGATCCGGCGTTTGATCCCTGACATCAAGGGTTCCCGAGGCGATCGCATCCCCGATGTCGGCATCCAGACTGACTCCTGAACCTGTGAGTGCGATCGTTCCATCGGCATTAACTTCTACCCCAGTCGCACTTTCTAGGTTTCCGCCGGTTAGTAATTCCGCAAGTGAGAGGGGATTGGGGAGTGAGGCGAATCCCCCTCCCGTTAGAACTCCCTCAGTTCCCATCTGCACCTCTAAACTTAACAAATGTCCCTTTTGAGAGATGCGAACCCGATGTTGTCCAGGGATGGCAGCAAGGGTAATATGTCCTCCAGGACTAGACAGAGTACCGGCATTGAAAACAGTTCCTCCCATTAAAACCAATGCGTGACCCGGTTGCAATTCCATCCGGCCAAAATTGGCAATGCTTCCCGGTTTCCAGGAGTGAAAAGCAAACTGCACTGGGGTTCCGACTAACTCCTGCCAATTTTGAGAACCCGTTGCACTAAACCAGGTATTACTATCAAATCCAATCCCCGTTGCTGTAGTTGCAAAAAAATCTCCAGGTATATTTAATTGGGCATTTTTGCCAAAAAGTATGCCAGCGGGATTCATCAAAAATAGATTGGCATCTCCTCCCGAAATTTGAATTAATCCATTGATGACTGAAGCGTTTCCTCCCGTAACTCGTCCGAGAATATTTTGAAGATGAGGGTTGGATTGAAAATTAGCAATTTCTCCTGGATTTAAACCAAATTTATCAAAACTATGGAACAGATTGACGCCATCTGGAGAGAGGGTCCCGCCTTGAATATCATATTGATTTCCATGCCAGTCAACTTGAGTGCCAGTCCCGTCCGCAGCAGGGGAAATTTCTTGCGCGAGAGATAAATTAACATCCGTGAATACCGCAATGAGACTGAATAAAACAGGATGAATTAATTTCATGGGGATGACTGAGTTAAGGGAGTTTCAAGTTAGAGGATACAGAAAATTTGGTCCTGGGGTTTTAGAGGGTACAAGAGACTGCATCAGGGAGAGGCGGTTGCGGGGGATGGTTATGACAACAGGAACGCTTCACCAGCAATCCGAGGGAAAAACCCTGGGATAGAGACAGCAGGACTGATAAAATAAGGGGAAACTATTTAGGAATAGGGACCCGTGTTAGCGGCATTACTGTACGGAAAAGAAGACTTACGTTTAGAGATTGTACCGGATCCGACGCCGGATTTGGGGGAAGTCGTGATTCGGGTGAAAACTGCCACGACTTGCGGAACAGATTTGAAGGTATGGCGGCGTGGGGGTCATGCCAAGATGTTGCAACTTCCCACGTTATTTGGACATGAGGCAGCAGGGGAAATTGTGGCAATGGGGGAGGGGGTTCAGGGATGGCAAATTGGCAGTCGCGTGGTGGCCAATAATTCCGCCCCTTGCTTTAATTGTTTTTTCTGCGATCGCCACGCCTATTCCCTCTGTCCTAACATCACTTGGAATAACGGCACTTTTGCAGAATACTTGAAAATTCCTGCGGCCATTGTTCAAGCTAATTTATTAGCAATTCCTCCTGATGTTCCCGATGAATTGGCCTCATTAACCGAACCCTTGGCCTGTGTTTTACATGGCATAGACCGTTCGCCAATTCAGCCGAAAGACCGGGTTATTGTGATTGGGGATGGAGCAATTGGATTAATGTTTGTCGCTGCTTTAACAACCCGTTGCGCTGAAGTTTTGTTATTCGGCGGTAATGATAATCGTTTGGAAATTGGCCGAAAATTGGGAGCATTTCGGACCTTTAATTATCATCAATTAGAGCAACCGATTCCCGAGGTGGTGCGATCGCACACCGATGGATGGGGTGCAGATGTGGTCATCGAAGCGACAGGAGTACCGGCAGTCTGGGAAACCGCCATCGCCTGTGGACGTCCCGGTGCAATTATTAACTTATTCGGGGGTTGTCCAAAAGATACGACTATCACAGTGAATACTGAACGATTACATTACAGTGAACTGACTTTAAAAGGCGTATTTCATAACACCCCTTACCATGTCCGAGAAGCACTTTCTACCATTGCCAATAGACAGATTCCTTTTGAATTGTTAATCAGCGATCGTCGGTCATTGAAAGACTTAGAAAGAACGTTCCAGGATATGCGCGATCGCCAAGCAATCAAAGTGGCGATCGTCCCCGGATAATGAGCAAATCATGCCCAAAATTACGGAGTTTTCCTTTGTTTAAATCTCTCCTGAATTGACTCACCAAAAATCCATCTGCAAATTTGCTCTTTGACAACTAAAAGATTGTCCCAGAAATTGGGTTAAGGATGAAATATTATCGGCTTTAACCCTTGTTTATTTAAGCTGCTCTCCTGTGGAATTACCTCTAAACTAGAGCAAGTAAAACAATGCTTTGCCCTAGAATTGTTCCGGTAAATTTTAGGGGGATAAACAGCCGTAAGAATTTATATCGCAAGTTATTCTTTGTCGTCAATAGAGATAAATGCTTACCATAAAAATACCGAGGAAATCATTCCTGCCTTGTCATCAAAATTCCATAAATACCTAGAGAAAATACTCTTGACATTGCTGGGAAATAAATGTTAGGACTGAACCAGTACATCTCAATCAGAAGAAAGACAGAATGAGTTCAAAATTTTGGCTTAAAGGCTGCAAGTTTTCCGCTGTAGTTGGAACAACCTTGGGATTATTGATGCCGGGATTGCCCTTGTTAGCTGTTGCGCCTTCCTCCAATATCGTAGAAGATGCTAGTTTCGCCCAGTCCGGAGAATTGCTAATCGCGCAAAGCGGATGTTCACGGGCTACTATGCGAGAACAATTCAGAACCGACACCTATAATGTCTTCATTTGTGAGGATGGAGATGGGGATTATTTTTATCAGGGGATTAACCGTTCTAATGGGGATTTGATTAATGTCTATGGAGTCACCTTCACCGACAGTGGATATTATATGGTGACGACCTACGATGACTACGGAAATGAGTACACTTACATGGTGGGTGACGCTTTAATGGTGTATGAAAATGGCGAGCAAATTTGGTATGAACCAACCTATTAAACCTGAAATTATGGTTTAATTATTGTGATTTAACTCTCGCTTTAAAAACGTCTTAAAGAGGAAAACAGGGTGCATTTTTCTTGTTTTACAGCCCCTTGAATGATGCTAGGGTTTTAAAATTTTAGGATTCAAACAAAAGATTGTTATTAATTTTAAGTGAATAAAGACTTCCGCAGACTTTCAAAAACCCCTTTAAATGTAGAGGCGAATCGCGAATCGCCTCTACATTTTAGAGGGAATGCCTAAGTCCTATGAATATCAAATTTTTATAGAGCTGATCTCAATGAATAGGACAATTCATTGAGAAACTCCCGATATTGGATAATTGGGGATTGGTCTTACCCCCCTTGCCAAATGCCGGAATAGATACTTTGGACCGCGATCGCAATTCGATGTAAATCCTCTTTTAACAGAGGCGGCCAGTCTACTCCCGAGTTCCAACCACTTTCAAAAAGTTGCTGACTTTCCACCGTTAACAGATACAAAGCCCAGACCAAGTTCCGGTCTAAATTTTTGGCGTCTTTTAATCCATCAAACACGACCTTAAGCGCTAGTAAAATAGCCGTAATCTGACCGGGAATCGGCGGTTTTCCCTGTTGGAGACGGCGGAGTAAATCATCAGGGTTGCGCTGAGAACTTAGGGCAGTTCCCTGATCCATTAAAAAATTGTAGGCAGTTGGGTAATCCATCGGCTGTTTTTATCGAGCAAAATTGGCAGGCTCGCACAGAGTTGCATCCTAACTGTAGCGCAAACCAGTCACCTGCGATCGCCTCAGATGGGATGACCCACTTTGAGGCAGTGCTACCCTAAAAAAAACTCAATCAAGCTATACAAAATAAACTCCCATGAAACAAATAAAACCTGCCTTGAACAAGTTCCCGCATCTGAGAACAGGTGGGATAATTTTGGGTTTGGGAATGATCAGTATTAGTCTTCCCTTGCAGCCTATTTTATCCCGTGAAAAGATGGGAATTTCACCCTGGTTGCAGAACCCCAATATAGAACAGAGACAGATGAGGGAATCGAGCCCTCCTCATCCTCTCATTCTTACCGAAGGAGACTCCATGCCCTATTTATCTCAATTAGAAGCACAGATTATTCGGGAAATGAATCAAGCGCGGACCAATCCCGGGGACTATGCAGACAAACTCGAAACCCTGAAAACCTATTACAATGGCAGATTCTTTCAACCACCGGGGGAAACTCCCATCCGCACCCAAGAGGGCATCCGTGCCGTTGATGAAGCCATTCGGGCCCTGCGCGCAATGGATTCTAAACCCGCCTTGCGACCCTCCCGAGGGATGTCTCAAGCGGCAGCGGATTTAGTCCAGGACCAAGGGCCACGAGGAGGGACCGGACATACCGGCAGCGATCGCAGTACCCCATTTGACCGGATGAACCGTTATGGACGCTGGCGCGGGGGGGCCGCAGAAAACATTAGTTATGGTCCCGATACCGCCGAACAAGTGGTCATGCAACTGATTATCGATGATGGGGTGAGTAGTCGCGGTCATCGGGAAAACATTTTCAACGGCGAATTTCGCTGGACTGGGGTCGCCTGTGGCCCTCATCAAACCTACCGACAAATGTGCGCGATCGTCTATGCCAATGGATATGACGAACGGGAGTAGTCTATAAAAACCCGCAGGCTGAAGCCCGGAGGCTACACAGACGAAGCCCGCCTGCGCGGGCTAATCGAGGAAATCGACTTTTATTTAGGGGATTGCATATAAATCATCCAACCGTTCAACTGAAAGGAAGTGTCGGAGTAAATGCTTGCGCCCCAGGGGCGCAAGCATTTACTCCGACAAGAAACGGGGCTACTCCGTTGATCCGTCACTACGAACGTTTTGGAGATTTTATTTTTTGGAGTTCCCTTAACAACCGGATTTGGTATAACTCCTGTCTTAGCCCGCGCAGGCGGGCTTTGTCCGTATAGCCCCACCCTTCAGGGTGCGGGTTTTTGCCGGATTAAACCCCATTGCCCCGGAAAGAGGGACCCCTTTTAGCAGAACTTTGATTTTTGCGGCATACTTAGATATTTGTTAAAGAGTCATCCCTCGCCGCCGCAATTGCTGGTTTTTCCATGACGCTGACGCAAGTTTGGGGAACATTACTGATTTTCATCCTCTGTCCTATCTTAGGGGCCTTACCTCTAATTGATTGGATCACTCGTGCCCTCACCGGCCAAAATTTGCGTCGGGTGGGAACCGGGAATATAGGGGTCTCTGCGGCCTTCTATCATGGGGGACGAGTTGCCGGTATCCTCGCGGTGATATCCGAGGCATCAAAAGGAATTTTAGCCGTATTGCTGGCCAGACAGTTTTTTCCCCAGAATCCAGAATGGGAATTAATTTCCTTGATTGCCCTGGTGATGGGTCGGTATTGGAAAGGACGAGGGGCCGGGACCACTAATGTAGTTTGGGGGTTTATCGTCTATGACCCGACTGCCTCGGGGTTGATTTTTTTGATTGGGGGGATTAGTTTTACACTGGTGCGAGAGCGTCAGCAGGGTCGGACCTTAGTGTTGGTACTCCTGCCACTGATTACCGCTGCCTTGCACTCCCAGCAAGTCGAACGAATCGCCGCCGCGATCGCCCTGGCGGTAATACTCTACTGGATTTACCAAAAAATGCCTGACGATTTAGATTTGCCTGCCACCAACAGTCATGAACAATCTGAAAAGATGTTTCGCTTTTTCCGAGGCGATCGCGCCTTGGTTTCTCTGGACAAGCAACTCGATGCCGCTAAAGTCGGCGCAAAAGCCGCTACATTAGCGGCCCTCAAACAGTCCGGCTATCCCGTTCCCTCGGGATGGGTCCTCCCTCCCGGGGATGACCCCGCCCCCTTGATTGCTCATCTCGACCCCTCCCCAGACTCTCCCCTGATTGTCCGGTCCTCCGCCATTGGCGAAGATACGGAAACTGCCTCCGCTGCGGGTCAATATCTGTCCATTGCCAACGTCATCTCTCGCCCCAGTTTGAGTGAAGCGATTACCCGCTGCTTAACCTCCTACGATCGCCCCAATGCCGCTCAATATCGCCAGGATTCCAGCCCCAGAGTGCGATCAGCCAATCCTCGTCAAACGGCAAGAGACGCGATGGCGGTTCTAATTCAACCCCAAATTCCCGGGGTGTTTTCCGGTGTCGCCTTTAGTCGGGACCCCATTGCTGGACAAGGGGATTTTGTGGCGATCGAAGCCCTCCCCGGAGACTGTTCCCGCGTCGTCTCCGGACAAGTCACCCCAGAACGTTACCAAGTCTTTATCTGTGCTGCCGATGTCGATGCCACCACAACCTGGAAACTCCCCGAGGACCAACAACTCCCCCTCGAAGGCACCGGCGATGTCCCCCGGCGATTGCTGCAACAAGTCGCCTATCTCGTCCGCCATCTGGAAAACCACTACCACGGCATTCCCCAAGACATTGAATGGACCTACGATGGCGAGTCCCTCTGGCTATTGCAGGCGCGTCCCATCACCACCCTGCTACCCATCTGGACCCGCAAAATCGCTGCCGAAGTTATTCCCGGGACCATTCGTCCCCTCACCTGGTCCTTGAATCGTCCCCTCACCTGTGGCGTCTGGGGGAAACTGTTTAGTCTCGTCTTAGGCAAACGCGCCCGTCATCTGGATTTTCTGCAAACTGCCACCCTGCATTTTTCTCATGCCTACTTTAACGCCTCCTTACTGGGGGAAATCTTTCTCCGCATGGGTTTACCCCCAGAAAGTCTGGAATTTTTGACCCGAGGTGCACCCTTCAGTAAACCCCCCGTAACCTCTACCCTGATTTCCCTGCCTGGATTACTGCGCTTACTGCGGCGAGAAATCCGACTGGGATTTAATTTTGAGGACTTAGAACAGGGGCGTTTGGCCCCCGCCTTGGCAGCATTGGAATCTCAAAAAGCCCTTTCCATTTCTGAGGATAAGGGACAGGGATCCGGCGGTTCTTCTTTAACCCCCCAATTCCTGCTGCAACGGATCGATGAGATTTTGGAGTTGTTAGAGACGGTCACCTATTACAATATTTTGTCCCCCCTGAGTTTTGCCTTGAGAAAGGGAATGCTCAAAGTTAGCGATCGCGAACTGGATTATGGGAAAACTCCAGAAATCTCCGCAGTCCAGGCCCTCCAAGAAATCGCCAATGCCGCCCTCTCGGTCCTACCGGACTTAGATGAAATTAGTCTTCCTGGGGATAAAACAGGAGATTGTTCTCAACTGTTTGCCGTCCTGGCTGAAATGCCCGACGGACAAACGATTTTTGACCAATTTGATGAGTTTCTCAACCGCTACGGCTATTTGAGCGATGTTGCCACCGATATCGCCGTTCCCACTTGGAAAGAAGACCCCCGACCTGTGCGGCAACTGTTTACTCAACAGTTGTTTCAACCCGTTCCTCTGGCGAATAAACCCAAATCCCAACGCATCAAAGCCCAAATTGTTCAAAGTCGTCTTGATTTAAAGGGTCGGGTGGCGGTGATTTATAACAAGTTATTGGCCCATTTGCGCTGGAGTTTTTTAGCCTTAGAGCAGCAGTTTTTAGAAACCGAAATAATTGCTCAATCCGGGGATATTTTCTTTTTAGAGTTTGGGGAAATTCGGCAATTAATAGAAGGCTCAAATTTGGAATTAAGACATCGTATCCGGCAATTAATTACGGACCGACGGGATGCGTTTGCCCGGGATAAAAAGCTGCAATCTGTGCCTGCTGTGGTCTATGGAAATACACCGGCCCTGCCTTCGAGTGTGACTCCGACAGTCGTTGATCTGTCTCAAGGATTGCGGGGAATTGGTGCAAGTGCAGGGGTTGTGGAAGGTCGAGTCAAAGTGCTTCGTAATTTACAAGAAGTTAGCCCGATTGATAAGGAAACGATTCTGGTTGTTTCTTACACGGATGCGGGTTGGTCCGCTGTATTAGCCCGCGCTGGGGGGTTAATTTCGGAGGTGGGAGGTCAACTCTCCCACGGGGCGATCGTGGCACGCGAGTACGGAATTCCTGCGGTTATGGATGTCACTGATGCGACTTCTCGCCTCCAAGATGGTCAACGGGTTCGGATTGATGGTGCACAAGGTACGGTACTAATTATGGGAGATGAATAAACGAGGGTAGGGTGGGGTAGCTTCAACAAACGACTTCAGTCATTACAACGAACATCCCCCCCATCCTCCCTTACTTACAAGAGTAGTGTTTTGACGCTCATCGTGATTGGCCTGACTTCCGGTCCCCTCCCCTTGGCAAGGGGAGGGTTAGGGTGGGGTTCTTCTTGGGCGATTCCCTACGGGATAGCTTCGCTTACCGCTACTTGCACGTCAGTCTTTACAGATTAAGTGACTGTATGGAGGCGGGTGCCAACCTCTTTTTTCGTGACGAAAGCGATCGCCTCCTCACCACCGACACCCTTCACCCACTAATTCTTCCGGACGTGGCGATCGCCACGTCCGGAGGACCCCACCCTAACCCTCCCCTTGCCAAGGGGAGGGGACCGGAAGTAAAAAACCTACCATTGTAAGCCCCAATCCCCCTCACTCCCCTCCTTTAAACATTTTTCCCATAAAACTCACCCACACCTGACGAGGGAAAAACCGGGGGAGATTAACAATGATGTGAGCTTTAAAGGTTCCGGTTACGACAACGGGTTGATTTTTTTCTAGACCGCGTAAAGAGTCTTGAACGACTTTTTCAGGGGGGATAATAGTGACCCGTTTATCGGTGTTTTTTAGGGGGTCAGGAAACCCAGCTTTTTGGAAAAAGTTGCTGTAGGTTGGACCGGGACAAAGGGCTTGAATGCGGAGGTTGAATTCGAGATTTTCGGCCCAGAGTGATTCGCTAAAACTGAGGACAAAGGCTTTAGAAGCGGCATAAATGGACATATAGGGCAGGGGTTGAAATCCGGCGATGGATGCAACATTAATGATGCTTCCCGATCGCCGCTGTTGCATTTCGGGTAAGACACAATGGGTCAGTTCCACCAGGGCTGCTATATTGAGGTGAATCATCTCTAACTGCCTCGATCGGTTGCGACTGGCAAAGGGTCCGTAGTCTCCACATCCGGCATTATTAATCAGTAAATCAAGGGTCAAACCTCGGTCTTTGACGGTTTGATAAACCTGGGTGGCTGCCTGGGGTTGTCCAAGGTCTTGGACGATGACTTCGACCTGAATAGGATACTCGTTTCGCAGTTCCTGGGCGAGGGTATTGAGTTGCTCTTGCGATCGCGCCACGAGAATCAAATTGTAATGACGACGAGCCAGTTCTCGGGCAAATGCAGCACCAATTCCAGAAGATGCTCCCGTAATTAAAGCCGTTTCCATGCTCATCCCTATGATTTACTAAACGTTGAGTAGACTAGAGCAACCGAATTATAAACCTTGGTTTGTGTCTGTGCCGACTGCCCAGATTTTCAGGAGGCAGGGATAGAGTCGATGCCCTTGCTCAAAGGCCCCTACCTAGATCTACGGTCCTAGTCCGATATCTACCCGTTCTGGGCTGAGGTTGTGATTCGGCGCATTGCAGGTTGAAAGTCACGCCACCACGAACTGAGCCTGCTACTCTTAAAGTATGCCTTCTGCGGATTCACAAGGGCTAAACTCGCTGATAGCGGTCCCCCTATGCTAGAGAATCAGTCTCCTTTAAGGTAGCTGAAACCCCCACAATTGAGGATAATAGGGGAGAAGCCAATGCTGATCTACCCAGGAGCGATCGCCCTGATTCATTCCCGGCTGGCGATTTCCAATCCCAAGGATTAGCCAATTCACTCTGACTTGATTCAACGGAGGAATCATCCCTAATTCCACAACAATCTGAACCCGTTTACTGCTGATTGGTTCAGTTTGGGCAAAGCAGTCTTCTAAACCTGCTAACGATTTCTACCCATTCAGTCTTTGAGCTGCAAGACTATGATCAGGCAGAATGCCAAAACCACCAGTACCTCCATTACCTGGACACCACACCCGATTACCGTCTTGCTCATTGACGATCAACCGATCATTGGTGAAGCAGTCAGTCGGATGCTTGTAGATGAAGAAGATATTATTTTTCACTACTGCCAGGACCCTCTTGATGGGGTTCGACAAGCCACCGAAATTTCACCCACGGTGATTTTGCAAGATTTAGTCATGCCGGATGTGGACGGGCTATTATTGCTGCGGTTTTTTCGCGCCAATGCCGCCACCCGGGACATTCCCATGATTGTACTGTCTGTGAAAGAAGAAGCCAAGCTCAAAGCTGAAGCATTTGCTGCCGGTGCCAATGACTATTTAGTGAAACTGCCCGACCCCATCGAACTACTGGCCCGAATTCGCTACCATTCTCAAGCCTATATTAGTCGTCTCCAACGAGATGAGGCGTATCAAGCCCTCCAGGAAAGCGAACTGCGTCTGCGGGGAGTTTTGGAAAATATGCCGGTGATGTTGACGGCCTTTGATGTCGAGGGAAATATTATCGTCTGGAACCGCGAATGTGAAAGAGTCACGGGCTATTCTGCATCGGAAGTTATTGGCAATCCCCAGGCTAAACACCTGTTCTCGGATCAGTCTTTAGAGAGTGGGATATCTACAGACTTGAGTGCACCCTCTACCTCGCCAATTGTCTCCCCTGTACCATCGGTGAATAGACTGCGCGATGCCATTATTGAAGAAGTGAATAAAGCGCGTAATCATGGACG includes:
- a CDS encoding SDR family NAD(P)-dependent oxidoreductase, producing the protein MSMETALITGASSGIGAAFARELARRHYNLILVARSQEQLNTLAQELRNEYPIQVEVIVQDLGQPQAATQVYQTVKDRGLTLDLLINNAGCGDYGPFASRNRSRQLEMIHLNIAALVELTHCVLPEMQQRRSGSIINVASIAGFQPLPYMSIYAASKAFVLSFSESLWAENLEFNLRIQALCPGPTYSNFFQKAGFPDPLKNTDKRVTIIPPEKVVQDSLRGLEKNQPVVVTGTFKAHIIVNLPRFFPRQVWVSFMGKMFKGGE
- a CDS encoding CAP domain-containing protein — protein: MPYLSQLEAQIIREMNQARTNPGDYADKLETLKTYYNGRFFQPPGETPIRTQEGIRAVDEAIRALRAMDSKPALRPSRGMSQAAADLVQDQGPRGGTGHTGSDRSTPFDRMNRYGRWRGGAAENISYGPDTAEQVVMQLIIDDGVSSRGHRENIFNGEFRWTGVACGPHQTYRQMCAIVYANGYDERE
- a CDS encoding glycerol-3-phosphate acyltransferase, whose amino-acid sequence is MTLTQVWGTLLIFILCPILGALPLIDWITRALTGQNLRRVGTGNIGVSAAFYHGGRVAGILAVISEASKGILAVLLARQFFPQNPEWELISLIALVMGRYWKGRGAGTTNVVWGFIVYDPTASGLIFLIGGISFTLVRERQQGRTLVLVLLPLITAALHSQQVERIAAAIALAVILYWIYQKMPDDLDLPATNSHEQSEKMFRFFRGDRALVSLDKQLDAAKVGAKAATLAALKQSGYPVPSGWVLPPGDDPAPLIAHLDPSPDSPLIVRSSAIGEDTETASAAGQYLSIANVISRPSLSEAITRCLTSYDRPNAAQYRQDSSPRVRSANPRQTARDAMAVLIQPQIPGVFSGVAFSRDPIAGQGDFVAIEALPGDCSRVVSGQVTPERYQVFICAADVDATTTWKLPEDQQLPLEGTGDVPRRLLQQVAYLVRHLENHYHGIPQDIEWTYDGESLWLLQARPITTLLPIWTRKIAAEVIPGTIRPLTWSLNRPLTCGVWGKLFSLVLGKRARHLDFLQTATLHFSHAYFNASLLGEIFLRMGLPPESLEFLTRGAPFSKPPVTSTLISLPGLLRLLRREIRLGFNFEDLEQGRLAPALAALESQKALSISEDKGQGSGGSSLTPQFLLQRIDEILELLETVTYYNILSPLSFALRKGMLKVSDRELDYGKTPEISAVQALQEIANAALSVLPDLDEISLPGDKTGDCSQLFAVLAEMPDGQTIFDQFDEFLNRYGYLSDVATDIAVPTWKEDPRPVRQLFTQQLFQPVPLANKPKSQRIKAQIVQSRLDLKGRVAVIYNKLLAHLRWSFLALEQQFLETEIIAQSGDIFFLEFGEIRQLIEGSNLELRHRIRQLITDRRDAFARDKKLQSVPAVVYGNTPALPSSVTPTVVDLSQGLRGIGASAGVVEGRVKVLRNLQEVSPIDKETILVVSYTDAGWSAVLARAGGLISEVGGQLSHGAIVAREYGIPAVMDVTDATSRLQDGQRVRIDGAQGTVLIMGDE
- a CDS encoding zinc-dependent alcohol dehydrogenase — its product is MLAALLYGKEDLRLEIVPDPTPDLGEVVIRVKTATTCGTDLKVWRRGGHAKMLQLPTLFGHEAAGEIVAMGEGVQGWQIGSRVVANNSAPCFNCFFCDRHAYSLCPNITWNNGTFAEYLKIPAAIVQANLLAIPPDVPDELASLTEPLACVLHGIDRSPIQPKDRVIVIGDGAIGLMFVAALTTRCAEVLLFGGNDNRLEIGRKLGAFRTFNYHQLEQPIPEVVRSHTDGWGADVVIEATGVPAVWETAIACGRPGAIINLFGGCPKDTTITVNTERLHYSELTLKGVFHNTPYHVREALSTIANRQIPFELLISDRRSLKDLERTFQDMRDRQAIKVAIVPG